Genomic segment of Capra hircus breed San Clemente chromosome 13, ASM170441v1, whole genome shotgun sequence:
GAGCATGGAAACTGAAGAGTTGTCACTTTAATAAATTTAGATTGCTCACAAAGCACTAGGGAGTGTCCTGGGGTTAAATATAAAATCCTGTATAACTTAGCTGCACAGTTGTATGTTTGACTTTTAGATCTGTGTGTGTATTAACAGTACATGTCATTAATATTTGATTATCTAGGATAATGACTATAAAGGTAGCTTAGTTTTGGATAAAGTAAACTTGTAAAGAGATTTAAAATGTAGTCAATTTTGAAATCAATAAGATCAAAATGGAAGCTATTGAAGTTTCCATTCAGAAGTCTTCCAACCTCTCAGGTGCCTTGCATCAGGATAATAAGTGACAAAGGTAGTTGGAAAATGCAAACCTGTCCGTTACCCTAGCCATTCAGGAGGCAGTGAGTTATATCGTACCTTCCCACTATATCTCTAACATATGTTTGTATGATACTGGGACCTGTACTTGTATGTTATGTAAATAATATGAAACtgtatatttttcaaagtttttttctttttttaaacttgaggAATGTTCTTTTGTTAAGATGTTAAAGGAATAAAAGAGCTGGGAAAAAAATGACCCTCAACTTGGGTTGTTTGTATAGCATCCTATGGTCATCTGCTGTTGTGGAAGTTTTATGATTCATAGAGTCCATTTAGCTGTGTCACTTGCACTTACATTGTAAAAATAATTGATTTAGGATCATCTGATTTAAAAGTCCTTTTCTTACTACACTGTCATGTTTAAGAGAATGGAAGGTACAAGGAGAGGAAGACATGTGGCTAGTGCTGGCTGCTTCCTCTTCAGAGTGGAGGCCTGTTGTGGCTCATTGTCCCAGGTACTAACCCAAGTGTAATATAGCCTCATACTGTGAGGTTATCTAAATGTAGCCTGTTAAGCTGTGTTAAAAATTATAAGGAGTTATAAGCCAAATCCATGCCTCTCAGTTGTGGCAACCTTGGATCAGTGTGTTCTTTGTTGCCTGCTGGGCCTGGCTTCCTTGTTCCCAGATTAGCTGCTGAGTCACCCCTGGCTTGAAAAGTACGGAAGCCTGCAGCCAGGGACACTGCTATGGACTCCAGTGGAAGTGGGTGAGAGAAGGGCTGTGTGAGGCTAGTCATTCTCCCCTTCTGGAACCTCCTTTAATGTCTCATAATGGCCTGGGTGGCAGTGAGAAGTGGAAGTCAGATTGCTGGACCACCCAAGAGGCACATTGAACATGTCTCAGAACTAGCAAAATATAAGCAcgtgaaaatgtttttaaaagggaGAACTTGAAATAAAGTAGGggggaaattaaaattttgttttttgttatgcTCACTTGTGGTCTAGCATTGGTACTATTTGGAGTGACTTATAGTTGGATCCGTAGTCTCTTTAGTAGTCAAGTCTTAATCTCATTCTTGTTAATAtactcccccgccccccacaaccTGTAGGTTTTTGGGTACTGAATTGCTCTAAAACAAATTCTGCTGGTTTATAAAACATTGGAATTGTATTAGGTATATTTGAGTCATGCATACAGACTCCAAGCATGACATTCATTTTGGTGCCTCTACCTAACAGATTCAGTCTTGGTATTAAACTTTAAAAGGCACTGGGATAATTTAATCACATGCCTGAGGGCTTTTATATCAGTCACATTTTGGGCTTTTGCCTTGCAGCTTTAAATTTGGAGCTGGTAGATCTTTTAAATCAATCCATTTTTCTTGGATACATATGTGATAAAACTAGGGACCCACCTTAGAATTTTGGGAagcttttttaaaacttcaaacatCTAGAAATATGTAGTACAATTCCATTTTCTAGATCAAACTTGGATATGCTTAGTTTCTGCAGCATGGTTTCTGTGCTGTAGCATGTTGTAGAAACAAAAGATACCATAAGAATcaaatttaatgttttttttcttaGAAGTAAATTCTGTTTGGGGTTGAACTGTGCCTCAGAaagatatttttcagattctaacCCCCAGTACCTATGAAAGTGACTTTATTTGGGTATAGGGATAGGGTCTTTGCATACGTAATCAAAATTAGGATGGTCATACTGGATTTGGGTGGGCCTTAAGCCAATACCTGGTGTTCTTACAAGAAGAGGGAAATTTGACTTCTGGGtacatatccaaaggaaataagatCATTATCTCAAGATATCTTCACTCCCCATGTTCATTGTAGTGTTatttacagtaatcaagacatggaaataacctaaatgtcaatggatgagtagataaagaaaaaatatatatatgatagaatattattcaaccataaaaagaggGAAGTGCTGCAATTTGGAACAAAATGGATGGATCCTGAGGGCATTATACTAACTGAAATAAGACAAAGACAAATTCATCATGAtcacatatgtgaaatctaaCAAAACCAATTCAAGAGTTAGATTGTTGGTTCctagaggtgggaggtgggatggggaatgggtgaaggtggtcaaatgGTACAAGAAAGTTCATgatgactacagttaataatactgtatattGGAAAGTAGCTAAGACACTAAAAGTTCTTACCTCACATGTACACAAAGATAACTGTATGACATGGCAGATGTATTCACTAACCTCACTGTAATTATCTCTCAATACATAGGAGTCTCAAATTGTTGCATGGTATACCTTAAACAATGTTATACCTCAGTTATATCTCAAGACTGGAGAAaagataatggaaaaaaaaggagGGCAGGATTTAGAGACTGTCAGAAGACAAGGAGGCATGGATAAGGAAACTGCAAGCCCAGAAACCCAAGTATTGCTGGCACCCtgccatccctccccaccccccacccccacccaggtggagaggGGAGGAATGGAACAGTTTTCCCTTAGTCTCCAGAAGGAACCAACCTTGTTGATGCCTTGACTGTGGACTTCTGGCCTAACCTGTAAGAGAATAAACTTAAGTTGTTTGACACAACCAAGTTTGTGGTAGTCTGTTACGGCTGCTACAGGAAACTTACATAAATGATAATGTAGAAAACTGAAATCTAGAACTATGACccaattttaatttaataaaatcacTTTCCTTCCCAAGTTTGTATAGAAGTAAAATAAGAGAAAGTTTGATGCAATTTGAGCAGAGAAGTGCTTTGGCATTTAGCTAGAGCCTTGAGGGtttccttttgttcattttttctctCAGAAAAGTTCTTGAACATGCTTCCTTCAAAAAGCAGTTCATGGTTCCTCTACCCAGCTGGTCTTAAGTGAAATGCATTAACCGAGTTTGAAAGGACAGCCTTCCCCCTGCCTGTGTTTCACAGATGTTCTGAGAAGACTGCAGTTTAAAGCTAGAAGTACACATGCTGCCATACCCTGAAATGAACAGAAGGCTTCAGGGAGCATAACTGGTTCtcaggttaagaatccactggcaGGGGTCCGGGGGGAGGGGGAGTATTGGGAGAGGGGCGGTCAGGGTGTGTGGAACAGGGAGCCCGGGAGAGAATCCGCTGGAGTCGATCTCTAGCCGGAGAGCCTTAGCCAGAGTTTGACCTTGAGGGAACTTTACGGAAATGACTTGAAGATGTCGCTTCCAACAGGACAGTAGTGGCTGGATGCTGAGGGACACAGGGTGCCCAGCATGGTGACCCATAACTTTTGTGGGAACacagagaagaagcaagaagggAAGGCAGAGGTTCCGGGGCTGAGGATCCCAGCTCGACCAGTGCCACGGATGTGCCCAAGGAGCGCAAGCCTTGAGGAAGCAATAGGCAGACGGGTCTTTCCAGACCCCAGGACCGCCTTCTCCACGCTGGTGGTGGATGCTCAGTGAACACCTGCCTGTCAGAGCGGGGCTGTGGGCACAGGGACGAAGGCGGGGTTGCGGTAGGCCAGCAGCTGCGTGTGGCAGGGCGGGGTGCGTGGCGTCCGGCCCCGGCGGCAGAGACCGGTGGCCAGCAGCGCTGTACTGACTAGCAGCAGGCCGCCAGCGGAGCCCAGCCCCGCTGTGACAAGCACCGGGTTATGCCCGGTGGTGAAGGCGATGCACGCCCCGCGCCGGCTCAGCCCCGCGCCATTGGCCGCCAGGACGCACACCCGGTAGGCGGTGGCTGGTAATAGCCCGTGCAGGGCGTGCTGGCGCGCGGTGGCACATACGTCCCCCACCACCGACTGGTTCCCTGGCCAGCCCTCCGGTGCGTAGCGGATTTGGTAGGCGCGCACCACTGAGTTGGGGGCGCACCAGCGCACGAGTGCCGACGTGTCGGTGGTCTCTGCCACCGCCTGCAGCTTGGGAGGGTCTGGCAGGGTGTCTTCTCCGCTGAGGCCGGGGCACCGGCACCGCCAGCGTCGCTGAAGCTCTGCGCACGGTGTCTGGAGGTGCCTGCAGGGGTGGTAATCGCAGGGTACATCCCAGGTTGGCGCCCCTACCTCctcctttccactctcctcttcctcctcctccctggagTCATCCTGCGGCAGGACAGGAATCCCGCGCTCGGAAGGAGGCGGGTGGGGAGCCTGCGGGGTGGCTCGTGTCTCCCAGGCGGGCTGGGGCAGGCTTACTGAGTCCTGGGAGGCAGGGGAGAGACCAGGGTGTCTGCTGGCCCATGGGATGGAGGCCGCTGAGATATTAGGCTCCAGGATAAGCCCGGTAGCATATTCTTGCTGCTCTGTCCAGGCCGTGCTCACAGCCTTAGGTGGGTCGCCAGAGTTGCTGGAACCTGTTGGAGAGACAGTAGTGGAGGGAGTGGCCCCATCCTTGGTAATGCTGTGCCGCAGCCCGGCGGCGGCTCCTGTCGGGGAATccacagggagggagggaaactTGGTGACGCTCTGTTGGCCTCCCGCATGTGTGGAGAGTGTTGTGCTCTGCAAGGTGGAGGAACCCTGAGCAGATGGCGTGTGGGTGGAGATGACCGAGGAGGGTGGGTTGGAATCAAGGAGGGTGGTGTTTTGATCTGAATGGCACACACTTGGCAGCTGGGACAGCAAAAGAGGCGCTGAGAAGGTGCCACTGGATCCTGCAGCTGGTTTGCACACAATGTCTGCTGCCCTAGAGAAGAGGTCAGTCAGTTAGAGGGGCTGCTTCTGTGCTGGGCTTTGAGTGCTTAGGGCAGATAATCCCTCTCCCAAGCCTTGTTTAACACATCTGCCAGATACCACATGGTACACACTCAACATGGGTCACCTCAGTGACCTTCAAGGAGGCTCCCCTTGTAAGTCCCATtggacagagaaggaaatgggaattcaGAAAGAGGAACTAACCGCCCAAGATAGCATGACTAGCAAATGCAGAGCCTAAACCCAGGGTGAGCATGGTAAAGGGCAGTCCAGATGCTCTAAGTGTGGTCTGTCATTTTATTCTCACCTCTCTGCTTCCTGGTGGTGAGTATTAGTAACAACACTCATACTAGCTAAAATTTTTTTGAGTACTTTGTTACATGCTAGGGACAATTGCTAACACTTTTATGTAGAACCCAATTTAATCTCCACTACCTCATGAGatggcgatggtttttccagtggtcatgtatggatgtgagagttggacagtgaagaaggctgagtgccgaagaattgatgcctttgaactgtggtgttggagaggactcctgagagtcccttggactgcaaggagatccaaccagtctattctgaaggagatcagccctgggatttctttggaaggaatgatgctaaagctgaaactctagtactttggccacctcatgcgaagagttgactcattggaaaaaactctgatgctgggagggattgggggcaggaggagaaggggacggcagaggatgagatggctggatggcatcactgactcgatggacgtgagtctgagtgaactccgggagttgatgatggacagggaggcctggtgtgctacgattcatgaggtcgcaaagagttggacatgactgagtgactgaaccgactgactgactaactgacCTCATGAGATAGGcactattatacccattttacagatgaggaggtaGAGGCACAAAGAGATTAAGTAACAGCCAAAATCAATAGTAGTAAGTGGTGTGAAGAGCTTGAACTCTCAACCTTTTCATTCACTGCAAAGAGACTGGTGCTATAGGCAAGATGAAGGGGTGAGGGGTGGCAGACTGAGCCCCACTTGATATTCAGGCTTCTGTCCCATGAGAGCTCTATAAGCCCACTGACACTGGACTGAATGCTACAGaaagccaggctctgtgctgggaaCTCAGTGGAACAcagttttgtgtctttttttttttttttgccacacatgggatcttagttccccaacaagggatggaactggggtcccctgcattggaagcagcaGAGTCTTAATGACCAgatagccagggaagtcccaagagcagAATTTTGGAAGACAGTAGATCCTGCCTCCTCCACCCAGTGGCTTCATGAATCTAAGCAAGTACCTTCCTCTTTTTGCCCCAGtttgcttgtttgtaaaatgAGCAATGATAACTCCACTTTAGGAGAAAGAGTTAGCTGTTTACATAGCCCAGTTTGTTTTCCTAGTGGGCACACAGCTACACTACATTTCCCGGGCACACAGCTACACTACATTTCCCAGCCACCAATGCAGTAGGCATGACCTGTTAAGTTAATCTGACCAATGGGATGTAGATGAAAGTGATGGCCTGGCCCTTTAAAGCCTCCTGAGTGGGCTCCTCCAGCTCTTTGCTCCTCAAGCTTGCTGGGATGGAGGCAGAGCCTTCATCTCCTGGGTCCCTGACTGTGACTACAGGGGGAAGAGTTGCCCCACCTAGCACTGCCAACCTGCCCAGCATTGTTACATGAGCAGGATACAAACTGTGAGAACTTCAGGCCCAGAGATTTGATCCTCACCCCTCAGTCATCTGCTTTTTAAACGTGTTACCTGCTTAGGACAATTCTCTTTGCATCCATGAGGAGCCAGGACAACTCACAACTGCAAGTGAGAGGGTTGCCGAAAAGGTTGATGGACAGAACCTGGGAGGAATGCAAGTTCCAAGGATGGAAGGTACTCAAGTTGCAGCtgaaatacacaaaaattaattaacgCAGGCTTGTACAATTAGGTCAACACTAAACCCAGAGAGCCACAGTAGCGTCATGGGAAGACCATTCTGTTAGGGGCTAGTTTGCTTTGAGAAAACTATTAACAGATTAActttggactttttaaaaaatctgtggcGATACCAACATGGAAAACTATTCTGTTAGGGGCTAGTTTGCTTTGAGAAAACTATTAACAGATtaactttggatttttttttttaatctgtggcgATACCAACATAACCTAGTCAGTATCACCTCTCATAACAAATGGAGACAATTCTCCCTGCTGGCTATATAAAAAAGAGTCTGTGATTATAAAAGAACTTATAAATGTAGATCTCTACATAAAAGTATGATATTGTTATTATAGACTAATGAAGAAAGtgcagaaattttttaaaaattttttaattgaaggataattgctttacggtattttgttgttttctgtcaaacatcaacaagagtcagccataggtatccaTATGTTCTTAATGAGAACACTCTGTATACTACTGCAGTTGGACTATAGCTGATGGCATTCCACACCAGTCCTTTGGAAGATGCCTCACTGAAGTGTATCAGTTAGCTCTTACTAGCTTAACTTAAAACAATacatgtttattctttttcatgattcTATGGGTTGACTCAGTGGTTCTCATGGTCTGGGCCGGCTCACCTGGGCTGGAAAAATCCAGGATTGCCTCACCTATATGGAGTCTCCACTGGTTTGCCAGGGCTTCTCTGCCTGTGTCTTTCATCACCCAGAGGCTTGTGCACATGTTGGTGTGCCAGTCTTACCAGCAAGAGAGGGTGAGCCCCAGTTTCCTTAACTACTTTCAAGTCTCTGCTTACCTCACATTTGCTAATGTCCCTTTGGCCTAAACATGTCGCAGGGCTATGCCCAGCTTTAAGAGGTGGAGAAGAGTCTCTACTTCATAGTGGGAACAGCTGCAAAGTCACATCTGCAAAGGGCTATGTATACAGGGATGAGGGGAGGAATTACTGGGGCCATATTTGCCAACAATATACCACACCTAGCAATGGCAGGCTCCCTCCTGGTTTTTTGCTCTTTCTGCCCAAAGTGTTTGGCCTCAACCGTCTCAACTCCTAGAGCCTCCCAGCCTCTTGTACACATTCTAGTTACAATCAGAATCGTGAGCAACAGGAACTGCACTGTATCCACAGGCCTCTTCTAACCGAAGACTAGCTTTTGTCCATCTACCTGGGAACCTTCTTCTATTGCTCTGGGGGAGATGCAGATGTTCTGGGCAAGGAAGGACCCACCACCCAGATCTGCTCTAACACTCCTAGCTGGTGGGCACCTGACAGTTGTCCCCTGTGGAGCACTGAACATATGTGTGTGCCATTATATTGAAACTTAAGTGGAacccacatatatgtgtatgtatgttgctgctgctgctgctaagtcgcgtcagtcgtgtcctgctctgtgcgaccgcatagacggcagcctaccaggctccgccatccctgggattctgcaggcaagaacactgaagtgggttgccatttccttctccaatgcatgaaagtgaaaagtgaaagtgaagttgttcagtcatgtccaaccagtgaccccatggactgcagcctaccaggctcctctgcccatgggattttccaggcaagagtactggagtgggttgccattgccgccTTCTGTGTatgcatgagtgcatgctaagtcacttcagttgtgtctgactctttgcaaacctatagactccccaccagtctcctctgtctgtgggattctctaggcaagaacactgaagtggattgccaggcccttctccagggtagcttctggactcagggattaaactcacatcttttacatctcttgcattgacaagtgggttctttacttctagcaccacctgggaagccccatatatttgtgtgtatgaatgtatgtatgtgtatatatatatacacatatatacacacacacacatatatatgcaaatgCTTGCTTTTAGCAGGTTTCACAGAGCTAGAGTGGAATCTTAGAAGGGAGTTTACTTAACACTTAATTTtgcaaaggaattttttttttttttgcctgaagtGGGAGAAGAAAAGATCACCATATTTTGGGgtaagtggctcagaggttaaagcatctgcctgcaatgcaggagacctgggtttgatccctgggtcgggaaaatcccctggagaaggaaatggcaacccactccagtattcttgcctggagaatcccatggacggtggagcctggtgggctacagcccacggggtcgtgaagagtcagacacaactaagagatttaactaactaactaacattacttaggagaaggaaatgttaacctatttcaatattctttcctggaaaatcccatggacagagaagcctggttgaaTTACAGTCCagaggattgcaaagaattggacacaactgagtgactgaacacacacaacacTGCTTAGTATTTCAGATAATAACATTATCTGATTGATATCATTATGTCAGATCATGAGGTAGGTAATATTTCActcacttattttttatttatttattgtttttggccAAACCGGCAActtatgggattttagtttcctgaccagggactcaACCTGGGCCCCTGGGAGTGAAACTGCCGAGTAACTACTAGAATTtccaatatttcattcatttttatagataaggaaaaggagtcttttccttctctggtggCCCTTTCTGCCACACATTGCAACTTGCACATGATAAAGACATGTTGCATTCCCATCACATGCCAAGGATGGGAGAACCTGCTTCACGTCCTGAGGTGTGTCCGCGTCTGGGTATTCTCTGCATCTGAACTGACAGAACCTTAACATGGAAAAAGTTTCTATTTATCTTCTAAATAAtccgttttctttttttgctgaaaTATTGCCAAAGGCCTCTCCCTCCCGCATGTAGCATTGTCAGAGGGGACGGTGAAAGACATTGGCTGTGCCAGTTTGGCAGAGAAGCCAGGAGGGTGCTACCCCGTCTCCAGAGAGTGCTGGCTGTGCCAAGGAACCAACATGTTGCCAGCATCTATCACAGATAATGTCCCAGGGGAGGCTTTGGGTGAGATAAGGAGAGTCAAGAGCAAGGCGGGCTTGAGAAAAAGGGAAGAGGGTGCCACAGGGGAGATGACAGGGGAGATGAGCTTCAGAGGCTTGAGAACTCCCAGAGAGGAAGTGGCTCCTTCCCCAGATGGAGCacggggttgggggcggggttGGTCGTGCAGTGGAGTCCAGGGATGAGCCAGCCAAAGAGTTGAGCCAACCATGGAAGAGTTTTcatttgtcttaaaactcaatcaGATTATAATTTAGACAGATCTCCTGGCTGAATATGGTGACTCAATTACAGGGGTTCTCAACCAGAGGTCCTTGGAGACAGGGTATATGAACTTGGATAGAGCTCTCTTTCACAAATCTCTAACTGAAATTCACCATTTGTTTCAGTGACGAATGAAGGCAACAAACCACAGGTGAATCACCAACAAAACACATATTTTGAAATCACTTTTCAGTAGTTTTCTGTCATTTATGAtcatcaaagggcttccctgatatctcagttagtaaagaatcttcctgcaatgcaggagttcctggttagatccctgggttgggaagattccccagagaagggaaaggctacctactccagtattctggcttggagaattccatggactgtatagttcatggggtcacaaacagtaggacacaactaagtgactttcactttaatcactTAAtgcatgaactcctcattgccaaattcagacttaaattgaagaaaatagggaaaaacactagaccattcagttatgacctaaatcaaatcccttacaattatacagtggaagtgataaacagattcaagggattagatttgatagagtgcctgaagaactatggacagaggttcatgacattgtacaggaggcagtgatcaagaccactcccaagaaaaagaaatgcaaaaaggcagaaaggttgtctgaggaggccttacaaatagctgagaagagaagttaaaggtaaaggagaaaaggaaagatatactcatttgaatgcagagttccaaagaatagcaaagagatataagaaagccttcctcagtgatcaatgcaaagaaatagaggaaaccaatagaatgggaaagactagagatctcttcaagacatttagagataccaagggaatatttcatgcaaagatgggcacaataaaggacagaaatggtatggacctaacagaagcagaagatattaagaagaggtggcaacaacacacagaagaactatacaaaaaaaatcttcatgacccagataaccacaatggtgtgattactcacctagagccagacctcctggaatgtgaagtccagtgggccttaggaagcatcactacaaacaaagctagtggaggcgatggaacgccagttgagctatttaaaatcctaaaagatgatgctggtaaagtatagtactcaatatgtcagcaaatttggaaaactcagcagtggccacagcactggaaaaggtctgtttttattccaatcccaaagaaaggcaaacccaaagaatgttcaaagtacctcacaattgccctcatctcacacactagcaaagtaatgctgaaaattctccaagccaggcttcaacagtatgtgaaccatgaacttccagatattcaagctagattcagaaaaggaagaggaaccagagatcaaattgccaacatccattggatcatagaaaaagcaagagagttccagaaaaacatctacttctgctatattgactatgccaaagttattgcatggatcacaacaaactatggaaaattcttaaagagatgagaataccagaccacctgacctgcttcttgagaaatctgtatgctggtcaagaagcaacagttagaactgaacattggaacaacagactggttcaaatagggagaggaatatgtcaaggctgtatattgtcaccctgcttatttaacttacatacagattacatcatgcaaaatgctgggctggatgaagcacaagctggaatcaagattgccaggagaaatatcaataacctcagatatgcagatgacaccacccttatggcagaaagtgaagaactgaagagcctcttgatgaaagtgaaagaggaggatgaaaaagttggcttaaaactcaacattcagaaaactaagatcatggcatctggtcccatcatttcatggcaaatagatggggaaatagtggcagactttattttggggggctccaaaatcactgcagatggtgaatgcagccacggaattaaaagaagcttgctccttggaagaaaagctatgaccaacctagacagcatattaaaaagcagagacattactttgccaacaaaggtccatctagtcaaagctatggttttcccaatagtcacgtatgg
This window contains:
- the LRRN4 gene encoding leucine-rich repeat neuronal protein 4, whose translation is MWWALLLLLPFTIAPRPSRAGPLQNTLVFRLTQQGPWGSGAGNSTVSPCEWLPVAGVTTLTFVNRGLERLPGCLPRALRSLDGSHNLLRALSAPELGHLPQLQVLTLRHNRIAALRWGPGAPAGLHSLDLSYNLLATLPPCTGPALPGLRALALAGNPLRALQPGAFACFPELRLLNLSYTELGRGDHEDIADATFAGVGGAPLAALRVLDLSGTFLPRVRLGWIRNLPQLTSLYLRKMPRLRSLEGDIFKMTPDLQHLDCQDSPALTSVHTYIFQDTPHLRVLHFQNCNLSTFHPWNLHSSQVLSINLFGNPLTCSCELSWLLMDAKRIVLSRAADIVCKPAAGSSGTFSAPLLLSQLPSVCHSDQNTTLLDSNPPSSVISTHTPSAQGSSTLQSTTLSTHAGGQQSVTKFPSLPVDSPTGAAAGLRHSITKDGATPSTTVSPTGSSNSGDPPKAVSTAWTEQQEYATGLILEPNISAASIPWASRHPGLSPASQDSVSLPQPAWETRATPQAPHPPPSERGIPVLPQDDSREEEEEESGKEEVGAPTWDVPCDYHPCRHLQTPCAELQRRWRCRCPGLSGEDTLPDPPKLQAVAETTDTSALVRWCAPNSVVRAYQIRYAPEGWPGNQSVVGDVCATARQHALHGLLPATAYRVCVLAANGAGLSRRGACIAFTTGHNPVLVTAGLGSAGGLLLVSTALLATGLCRRGRTPRTPPCHTQLLAYRNPAFVPVPTAPL